One window of the Deltaproteobacteria bacterium genome contains the following:
- a CDS encoding helix-hairpin-helix domain-containing protein has product MVHRTLLFRAAFAVAIASFSLLAADALSAAPSAWAGDVPAAHARDGAHARRTGDARAPRRAGKRTRRSVPPAAPVRGVVNLNDATETELQRLPGVGQVKARRIVEWRRKHGPFKRIRDLRRVKGFGRKTVDKLAPHLALSGPTTLARARP; this is encoded by the coding sequence ATGGTCCATCGCACCTTGTTGTTCCGCGCCGCATTCGCGGTCGCGATCGCATCTTTCTCGCTGCTCGCCGCCGACGCGTTGTCCGCCGCTCCGAGCGCGTGGGCCGGCGACGTACCCGCCGCGCACGCCCGCGACGGCGCGCACGCGCGGCGCACCGGTGACGCGCGCGCCCCCCGCCGCGCGGGCAAGCGCACCCGGCGCAGCGTCCCGCCTGCCGCACCGGTCCGCGGTGTCGTCAACCTCAACGACGCGACCGAAACGGAGCTGCAGCGGCTGCCGGGCGTCGGCCAGGTCAAGGCGCGCCGCATCGTCGAATGGCGGCGCAAACACGGTCCGTTCAAGCGAATCCGCGACCTTCGTCGCGTCAAGGGATTCGGTCGCAAGACCGTCGACAAACTGGCGCCCCACCTCGCGCTGTCCGGCCCGACGACGTTGGCGCGGGCCAGGCCATAG